AGGAGAATTAAGTTTAATTGAAGGGAAAGAATTAGATTTTGAAACAAAAGAAGAATATAGTTTCATTGTTGAAGCTTCAGACGGAACCCATGCTGCTACAGCAGAAGTTACAATTAATGTTACAGATGAAAACGAAGTGCCAGTAATGGAGAATCAAACGTTTACCGTAGCCGAAGATTTAACTGCGACTCAAATTATTGGAAAGGTAGTTGCAACAGACGTAGATGGAGATGAAGTGCGTTTTAGTATGAAATTGAACGATAAAGACATATTTCGAATTTCAGTAGAAGGAGATTTAAAGTTGTCTCCAAGAGCTAGTTTAGATTATGAAACTAAAACTGAACACCAAATAACTGTGGAAGTTTCAGATGGATCTTTAACAACAACAGCAGAAATTATAATTAATGTTACCGATGTTGAAGAAGACCCTGTTGTTCATATACCAGATGATAATTTTAAGAAAGCACTTATAGTTAATACTAGTTTAAATACAAATAACGATACTGAAATTCAGGAAAGTGAAGCAGAAAGTTATGTAGGAAGATTAATAGTATCCAATTATTCGATTAGCGATTTAACAGGAATAGAATACTTTCCTAAGGTAACTCAGTTATATTTTAGTAATAATAAACTAAGCAATGTTGACTTATCAAAAAATGTGAACTTAGAGGTATTGTTCGCAGATGGTAATTCTTTATCTAGTTTAGATGTAAGTAAAAATGTAAAACTAAAGTCGTTGGTAGCAGATACCAATCAATTATTATCAATAGATGTTACCAAAAATCCTTTATTAGAGATAATGATGTTAAGAGAGAATGAACTTACAAGTTTAGATATTTCTCAAAATACAAAGCTAAGGGAATTGTATCTTTCAAATAATAAAATTACTGCCATAAACACTTCAAATAATCCTTATTTGGCAGTAATGGTATGTAAATCTAATAAATTGTCTTCACTAAACTTAAGTAATAATGCAAGGTTGCAGTCTCTTAATGTGTCTCAAAACCTATTGACAGGACTGAACGTTTCAAATAATTTAAGTTTATCTTTTTTAGATTGTAGTTACAATAGTTTAACAAACTTAGATATAGAAGATAATAGTGCTCTAAGAACTTTATTCGCAGCAAAGAATCAATTGACAACAGTAACTTTACCAAATAGTTATATGTTAAACGAAATAAATTTACAGCACAATCAAATTTCAACAATCGATGTTACAAAGATCACTCATTTGAAAATTTTCAAATTAGATTATAACGAGTTGTTTTCTGTAAATTTATCAAAAAACATAAATTTAACGAATGTTTCTATTACCAAAAATAGTAAACTTGTTGCTATCCATATTGCTAATGGAAACAATCGTCTTGTAGAATATTTTAATGTAAGTGAAAATCCAAATTTAATGTGTATTCAAATAGATAACACTTTTGAACCAAACCCATCAAAATGGATAAAAGATAGTACAGCAGGTTATAATTATACTACCTGTCCTTAAATTCCAAATAATAATAACTAATAAAGAAAAGAGGTAATTTTAAATTGCCTCTTTTTTATTTTCCTTAATTTTAAATGGGGTTTTTCCTGTTTTTTTTTAATAGGGTTTCCCTGAATCGAAGAAGATTTTTCTCAAATTTATTTAGGGATTTTGTTAAAAAAGAATCAATGTTTTCAACCTTGATTGCATGGGAGGTACCGAAGTAATTTTACATCGTCAACAAAAAACTTACTCGGAAATGAAAACTACACCACCCATGTATCAATGGAAATTATTCTATTGTTTTGTTTTTACGTACCTATTATTATGTACAATTCAATTAAATGCTCAGAACTTTAGTGGATTAGAAAACAAAAAGCTCAATAAATTAGACGATGTTACAGGATTGTTAACAGGTTTAATTTCGAAATTAGATGGAAAGGTTGAATCTGTCACAGTCACTTATGATAGTGAGAGAACCTTAAAACTTAGCATTGCTTATACTGGACTAAGCAACGCTTATTTTAAAGCAAGCGTTTTAGACGCTCAGAAAAAGCAATTAAAAGGAACTCCTAAGATAGAATATTCATTAGAAGGAAAAACGAGTCCTTTAGAATTAGAATTTGCACTTTCAGAAGATCTTCCCGAAGGGCTTACATTAGACTCACCTTACTTAGAAATCAAGTTATCTAAATCTAAAAATGAATTCGTAAAGAACACCAATTTATATAACTTAAATAAGCAATGGAAAACAGATGTTAATCCAGAAAACATTACTATTCAAGCGGTTTTAGATCCTATTGGAAGTGCCGCTAATTTAAAAGAGAATAATCAGAAAATTATTATTCCTAAGAAAAAACCGCAGATAAAACTTAACTATAACAAGGCTATTTTATCAACAATTAGAACAACTCCTACAAGAACTTTAACACCTACCGTCAATAAAAATACCATAGACGGTACTTGGGTAAATACAAACGCGAATACCAGAAGTATTACCAAAGTGGTAGTTTCTAACAATGGTAAAAACGTTAGAGTGTATGGTAAATGTAGTCCTAGAGATTGTGATTGGGGAACAAAAACGTTATCACCTTTAAGAGGATTAAATATGTATAGAGCTGTTTTTGATAGTAGAATAGCTACCTCTACCTTTACATTCACGTTTAATAAAAACTTATCGGCAAGACATACTAGAAAGTATAAGTCCCAATCAAGAGTTAAAACGACTACAGAAACGTTTAAGAAACTTCAAATTTTTATGCCCATTTATACTGGGATAAGAACTACTACAACTTCAGGAGGAACCACACAACCAGAAGAAGATAAGACACCACAAGGACCAGATAACAATCCGATTTCATTGTGGGAAGATTTAGTGGCGGATAATGATTTTGAGTTTCCATATGAAATAACCAATATAAGAATGGATGTATATCCTGACAAGAATTTAAAATCAGGGGTATTTTATTACTTGCCAAACGCATATCATTTAAGATGGAATGCAGATGAAAGATATAAATTCAGAATGTTATACGGAGAAGCTTCAGAAGGAGATAATGGAGCGAATGTTAGAATGGTGGGTACATTAACACCAGGAATTAGTTCAAAAGAAATTGCACTTATTAAAACATTATTAGAGTCATATGTTAAAAGCAATACGAGCTATAAGTTTACCGATTTAAAGATTATTCCAATTCAATCTGCACCGAAAATTTCACTTTCCTCTGGTTTAGAAGGACAGTATGATATTTCTTCAGATAAAATAAATGTAAACGTAACATCTTCTATCTCTAATCCTATTGACATTTCTTGGGTTACAGACACTAAAACAAAAGAAGAAATTCAAGTGGCTTTATCAGAAGGAGTAGGAGTGCAAGGAGCAATGACACTCGTTCCCGATAGTGAGTCTGTACCAGAGCAGTTAATTCCAGTTAGAATTACGTTAGCAGATAAAAGAACTTTAGGAAAGTTTATGTTACAGCCAAATTCATGGAGAGATAAAAAATGGAAAAATGAAACGCAATTTCCATTAAAGCTAAAAATGATTCATGCATTAATTATAGAAAAACAAGGAAACAAGACAATTCCTATAGTTTACTCATGGAGTTTAAACAATGTAACTGTACCTGCAAAAGCAAGTGTTGAGTTTGACACATCAAAAATGCCAAAGTGGATTGAAACCAAAGGAAAAACAGAACAAATTTGGATTGACTATAGCATTGATGATTGCCCTAGTTGTGTAGATGAAATTATTGAAGAAATATCAAATGCAACCTCTTTGTTAAATAAGGAAATAGCTTTTGAAAGTGTTGGGGTTTTCGAATCTATAAAGCCAGCTTTTATGAAAATTAAAGTTAGAACGAAACAGGCAGATCCAAAAGGAAAAACAGTAATAGAGTTACCAACTATTCGAATAGATAAAGACATGGAGGTGTTTTCAACCGGACCTTTATATCTTAAAAAGGAAGATACTCCAAATTTCGAATACCAAATTACCGTGGTAATGCCCGATGGAGAAGTTCATAGATCAGATAGCTGGATTTTTTCAGATGAAGTAGACCTCATTTTAGGTTCAAAGATTTTAAAAGAGAATATTTCAAGTTTAAATACAACTCCTCAAGACTAGTAAAAAACAGTATACATCACTTCTAAATTTTTAATCATGAAAACCCATCACAGTTTTTTCATAGCACTACTATTGCCTATATATATGGTTTTTGGACAGCCTAATTTAGCATCAAAACAATTGGTTGATAGTGTTGTAGTGTATCAAGATTTCTATAAAAAAGGAGTGTTTTATTATGCGCCATATGGTTTGGAGTTGATAAAATCAGAAGAAGGAAAACCTAGTTTTAAGTTTTTACAAATAAGATATACAGGTACTAGGGCAACAGCAGATCAAGGTACTAAAAGATTTAGAAGTTTAATCCATTTTAAAGTTGTACAACACATACCAACTAAAGAAAGGTTGGCCAGAGTTAGAGAATTTTTAAAAAACTCAAACAAAAATATCAAAGAACTGCAACCAATAGCGGTAAGTAATTTGAAAGCTTATTTAACTCATGGAGCAAGTGACTATAATGATACTATAACAAACAAAGTATCTGGAGGTTTTTTTGAGAATAGCCAAGATGAATCATCTGCCACCAATTGGAAAGAACGTGATTTTACAATAAGACTCTCAGAACATGATTCGCAAATTTTTTGGAGCACCTTACAGGGAGAACAACCTACGTTAAGCGTAAACTACACGTTTTCTGCAAAATTTCTAAACGCTGACGCAACTGAGTTAAAACTAACAGGAAATGGAGACTTAAGAAAAACTTTAGAAGAAAGTTTGTCAAGTATAGATTCAACAAAAACAAACAACCTGTCTGAACAAATATTTAAATCGGAAGCTCTTAATATTCAAATAGATACCCAAAAGTGGCCTGATTTATTAAAAAGAGTTGATATCAATCAACGAACAATTCCTCCAGATTATGCAGCACTAGATATTTACTGTTTCGATTTCAACAATGACATTGCAGAAGGAGTATATGCAAAACGTATAGAAATAAAAGCGAAAGGAGTAAGTGGAAGCGATATTGTTTTGAAAAAAATGTTCAAAGCAAATGAACCAGAAGTTTATGCACAAACTATCCGTTTTACGCATGCAGTAAAACTAAGTGAACCTTATGAGTATCGAATTACTACAATATTCACAGATGGAACTTATGAGCGAAGTAAATGGAAAGAGAATGAATCTTGGCATGAACGATTGGATATAACACAGAAACCAAACAATCAATAAAAAGAATAATTATGAACACAAAAAGAAACATTATAGCCTTAGTAGTTTTACTGTTCGTAAGCCTTAGCATGCTTGCAACGGTAAAATATGATGAAGGTAGAGTGCAAATTGATGGAATTCAATTGTTGCAAGATAGTGAAGATGAAAATGCATATTACTATTTAACACGATTTGTAAGACTCTCTCAAAAAGAAGATGGAAGTTTTGAGTTTTTATGTATTAAGTATGTAGGAGAAGACGAACAAGCTAGTGGAGGTATTTTTCATGCTTTAGTAGAGTTTTCTTTACCAAAAGAAACAGTAGATGCTGTAGAAGCTAAATTGAAAGAGAAAGT
The sequence above is a segment of the Tenacibaculum sp. 190130A14a genome. Coding sequences within it:
- a CDS encoding cadherin domain-containing protein encodes the protein MKIKNYFKVLPLVLITLLACNEEEEINLAPVITNQTLEVLENIESGLKFGSVVASDPENDQLVFKIKENDADLFLLSEEGELAVAMNKSLDYETKGIHKLIVEVSDGTQTASAEISIKVKDVDETPVINNQVFTVVENVSATHVIGTIIATDPNNDVLTYRISSKHFEISNSGELSLIEGKELDFETKEEYSFIVEASDGTHAATAEVTINVTDENEVPVMENQTFTVAEDLTATQIIGKVVATDVDGDEVRFSMKLNDKDIFRISVEGDLKLSPRASLDYETKTEHQITVEVSDGSLTTTAEIIINVTDVEEDPVVHIPDDNFKKALIVNTSLNTNNDTEIQESEAESYVGRLIVSNYSISDLTGIEYFPKVTQLYFSNNKLSNVDLSKNVNLEVLFADGNSLSSLDVSKNVKLKSLVADTNQLLSIDVTKNPLLEIMMLRENELTSLDISQNTKLRELYLSNNKITAINTSNNPYLAVMVCKSNKLSSLNLSNNARLQSLNVSQNLLTGLNVSNNLSLSFLDCSYNSLTNLDIEDNSALRTLFAAKNQLTTVTLPNSYMLNEINLQHNQISTIDVTKITHLKIFKLDYNELFSVNLSKNINLTNVSITKNSKLVAIHIANGNNRLVEYFNVSENPNLMCIQIDNTFEPNPSKWIKDSTAGYNYTTCP